ACGGTCACCGACCACCTCGCGCCCTCCCCCGACCGCGGCACCCCCGCTGCCCCACCCGCGGGCCGCGACCACCCCGGCGCCCCGGCGCCCGCCCCCTCCCGAAAGGCCTCCTCATGACCAGGAACGACAACGCTCTGGACAGCGCGTGGGAGAGCGACTTCATCGTCGAGCTCCGCCTGCGGGACGTCGACGGCCACGCGATCGGCGACGCCCTCGAGCAGGTCCGGTCCCACTGCGCCGAGAGCGGGCAGAGCGCGCGCGAGGCCTTCGGCGACCCGGTGGCCTACGCGCGGACCCTCGACCTGCCGGCCGAGCCCCTGGGCCTCGGCGTCGTCATCGCCCGCAGCGTCGCCGCCATCGCCTCGATGTTCCTCACGCTGTGGGGCTTCACCGCGTGGCTGGACGGCGAGGGCTTCACCCTCACGCTCGGCCACGTCGCCGTCGTCGCCCTGCTGGTCGGCGCGGTGCTCATGCTCCCGCGCCTGCTCTCCGTCATCGTCCGGCACCCGTGGTGGTCGGGGCTCGTCATGGGCGCGGTCGTCGCCGGGACGGTCGTGGTCCAGGTGCTCCTCACGCAGCCGCTGGTCGTCCTTCCCACGCCCGTCGTCATGGCCGTCGGTGCCGCCGGGCTCCTCGCGACGTCCCTGTGGGAGGTGCTCTCCGCCGACGCCGACGCGGACCCCGTGGTCAGCCCGGTGACCGGGCGCGAGGACGAGGACACCCGCGCCGGTCGGATCATGGCCGCCCTCACGCCGTGGCTGCTGCCCCTCGCCACCGTCGTCCTCATGGTCCTGCTCGCCGTCCTCGACCGGCTCACCTGAGCGAGTGCGCCCCGGAGCCCCTCAGAAGCCCGTCTCGGTAGGCCGCGGGTAGTACCGGCGGAAGTCCCGTACGAGGTTGAGCGTGCTCAGCGCGCGGTAGCGCCGGCGCCGCAGGTTGCGGTCGGCCGGGTAGTCCAGCGGGTGCGCGAACCCCTCCGTGCGCCGCACCTGGGCGAGGCGCTGGCGCAGCGCCGGGTCGGGCACGTACCGCCGCACGAGCGACCAGGGCAGGTAGGAGTACACCCCGACGTGCTGGTGAGCGGCGTCCGCCGGGTCGCCGCCCGGGCCGGGCCGCCCGCCGCTCGCGGCGACGTCCGGGCAGTAGTCCTCGACGACGGCCCGCGCCGGGTTCCGCCCGGCCACGTTGACGTAGTAGTTGGGCCGCCCGATCCGGGGGTTGAGGTCGAGGAAGCGACCGCGCCCGTCCCGGGGGTCGACCTTGATGTCGAAGTTGGCGAAGCCCGTGAAGCGCAGCTCGCGCAGGATGGCGGCCGCCTGCTCGGCGAGCCCGGGCTGCGGCACCGTGAGGATGGTCGCCGAGTTGCCGAGCATGGTCGGCGCGTGCAGGCCGAGGATGAGCTGGCCGGACGCCATCATCGTCACCCGGCCCGTGCGGTCGACGTAGCACGTGACGGTCCGCCCCCACGTGTCGTCCCCCGGGACGAGCTCCTGGACGACGACGACGTCCCGGTAGCCGGCGGCCGCGATCCGGCCCAGGACGGCGGCGGCCTCGGCTGGGTCGGCCGCGCTGTACACCTTCTTCTTCCCCGGGTAGCTCATGAGGAGGTGCTCGGCGCTCACCGCCGGCTTGAGGACGACCGGGAAGGTGAGGTCGAGCGCCGGGGGCGCCCAGCCCGGCGCCCCGGCCCCGGCGAGGTCGACGCTGCGCGAGGCGGGCACGGGGATCCCCAGGCGGCGGCAGATCCGGTCGAGCTCGACCTTGTCGCCCGCGGCGGCCAGGACGTCGTCGTCGGCGAAGGGGACGACGTAGCGCTCGGCGAGCACGGCCCGGTGCCGCCGGACCAGGTCGATCTCGTGCTCCGCGTTGACCATGAGGAGGTGCTGCTCGCCGGGGTGCGCCGCGGCGACGTCGAGGAGCGCCTGGACGATCCGCTCCTCGCTGGAGCCCTGGCCGGTGAAGACCGCGTCGATGATCCGCGAGTCGTTGATCGGGCCGCGCGGGGAGTTCGCCACGACGGTCGAGCGCACGCCGTATGCCTCGTGGAACGACCGGGCGATGGAGTACACCCCGAGGTCGGTGCCGAGGATGACGGGTCGTAGGCGCGGGGCGGGCACGGGGCCTCCTTCTCAAGCGGCGCTCCCCGGGGTGCCCGGGGGCCCGCGGAGTCTATCGCCGCCGCCCGGCGCGCCTCCGTCCCGCGCCCCCGCCGACGCCTAGCCTGGCCGGGTGAACACCGACGGGCCCGCGATCCCGCAGGACTTCGAGGCGGCGCTCCTCAGCCTGCGCGGCCTGCGGCAGCGCCCCGAGCTCCACCTCGAGGAGGTGCCGGCGCCCACCCGGATCGCGCCGTACGCCCTGGCGCTCACCGGCGAGGTGAACGAGACCCGCGACCCGGACACCATCCTCGGCTCCGGCCGGTTCGTCGTCCTCCACGACCCCGAGGGCCAGAGCGCGTGGGGCGGCACGTTCCGGGTCATCGTCCTCGCGCGCGCCGAGCTGGAGGACGAGCTCGGCACGGACCCGCTGCTCGGGGAGGTCGGGTGGGCCTGGCTCACCGACGCCCTCGCCGAGGAGGGAGCGCGGCACGAGCGGCTGTCGGGCACGGTGACCCGGGTGCTGTCGGAGAGCTTCGGCGGCCTCGAGCTGTCGAGCCGCGCCGTGGAGATCGAGGTGCGCGCGTCGTGGACGCCGTCGACGACGGACCTCGGACCGCACCTGGCGGCCTGGGCGCGCCTGCTGTGCTCAGCCTGCGGCCTCGAGCCGCTTCCCGAGAACGTCACCGCGCTCGGCCGGCGGCACTGACCGCCGTGCCCGGTCCGGGACATACGGTAGGGGACATGGAACCCATCGCCGACGCCGAGCCGCTGCGACCCCTGCTCGAGCCGGCCGACGGCGTCCCCGACGTCACGAGCACCCCCGAGGCCCTCGCGGAGGTGACCGCCGCGCTCGCCGCCGGCACCGGACCGGTCGCCGTGGACGTCGAGCGCGCCTCCGGGTACCGGTACGGGCAGAGTGCCTACCTCGTCCAGCTGCGCCGTGAGGGGGCGGGCACCGTCCTCATCGATCCCGTCCCCCTGCGGGACCTCAGCGAGCTGGGCGCCGCCCTCGCCGGGACCGAGTGGGTGCTGCACGCCGCCAACCAGGACCTGCCGAGCCTGCGTGCGCTCGGCCTGGTGCCCGACGCCCTCTTCGACACCGAGCTCGCCGCCCGCCTCCTCGGCCGCGACCGGGTGGGCCTGGGCCACATCGTCGCCGAGGAGCTGGGGATCACCCTGGCGAAGGAGCACTCGGCGGCGGACTGGTCGACGCGGCCGCTGCCCGCGGACTGGCTCCGTTACGCCGCCCTCGACGTCGAGCTCCTCGTCGAGCTGCGCGACCGGCTCGCCGCCGACCTCGCCGCGGCCGGCAAGCTCGAGTGGGCGCAGGAGGAGTTCGAGGCGGTGCGCACCGCTCCTCCGGCCCCGCCGCGGGTGGACCCCTGGCGGCGCACCTCGGGGATGCACACGGTGCGCACCGACCGGGGCGCCGCGGTCGTGCGCGAGATGTGGCAGGCCCGGGAGGACCTGGCCCGGCGGGTG
The sequence above is a segment of the Georgenia faecalis genome. Coding sequences within it:
- a CDS encoding DUF3000 domain-containing protein, whose amino-acid sequence is MNTDGPAIPQDFEAALLSLRGLRQRPELHLEEVPAPTRIAPYALALTGEVNETRDPDTILGSGRFVVLHDPEGQSAWGGTFRVIVLARAELEDELGTDPLLGEVGWAWLTDALAEEGARHERLSGTVTRVLSESFGGLELSSRAVEIEVRASWTPSTTDLGPHLAAWARLLCSACGLEPLPENVTALGRRH
- a CDS encoding HRDC domain-containing protein, which encodes MEPIADAEPLRPLLEPADGVPDVTSTPEALAEVTAALAAGTGPVAVDVERASGYRYGQSAYLVQLRREGAGTVLIDPVPLRDLSELGAALAGTEWVLHAANQDLPSLRALGLVPDALFDTELAARLLGRDRVGLGHIVAEELGITLAKEHSAADWSTRPLPADWLRYAALDVELLVELRDRLAADLAAAGKLEWAQEEFEAVRTAPPAPPRVDPWRRTSGMHTVRTDRGAAVVREMWQAREDLARRVDRSPGRVLPDAAIVAAAHALPASEADLLALPPFTGRGARRHAAHWWGAVERALALPRDELPPRRAPGDPTTPPPPRAWAAKAPDAAARLEAVRGAVRGLAAEVAVPQENLLAPAIQRQLAWTPPEATESAVAEAMTALGARRWQVGLLAAPVAAALTATAD